In Budorcas taxicolor isolate Tak-1 chromosome 16, Takin1.1, whole genome shotgun sequence, the following are encoded in one genomic region:
- the ATF3 gene encoding cyclic AMP-dependent transcription factor ATF-3 isoform X2: MMLQHPGQVSASEVSASAIVPCLSPPGSLVFEDFANLTPFVKEELRFAIQNKHLCHRMSSALDSVTVSGRPLEMSVTKAEVAPEEDERKKRRRERNKIAAAKCRNKKKEKTECLQKESEKLESVNAELKAQIEELKNEKQHLIYMLNLHRPTCIVRAQNGRTPEDERNLFIQQIKEGTLQG, encoded by the exons ATGATGCTTCAACACCCAGGCCAGGTCTCTGCCTCGGAAGTCAGTGCCTCTGCCATCGTCCCCTGCCTGTCCCCTCCTGGGTCACTGGTGTTTGAGGATTTTGCTAACCTGACACCCTTTGTCAAGGAAGAGCTGAGGTTCGCCATCCAGAACAAGCACCTCTGCCACCGGATGTCCTCGGCGCTGGACTCCGTCACCGTCAGCGGCAGGCCCCTCGAGATGTCAGTCACCAAAGCCGAG GTAGCCCCTGaagaagatgaaaggaaaaagaggCGACGGGAAAGAAATAAGATTGCAGCCGCCAAGTGCCGAaacaagaagaaggagaagacagagtgCCTGCAGAAA GAGTCGGAGAAGCTGGAGAGCGTGAATGCTGAGCTGAAGGCGCAAATTGAGGAGCTCAAGAATGAGAAGCAGCATTTGATATACATGCTCAACCTGCACCGGCCCACGTGTATTGTTCGGGCTCAGAACGGGCGGACTCCGGAAGATGAGAGGAACCTTTTTATCCAACAGATAAAGGAGGGAACATTGCAGGGCTAA
- the GARIN4 gene encoding Golgi-associated RAB2 interactor protein 4 has translation MSRESLLPYHTAQSGAGAGLFNTTMGKLQRQLHKGEYDIFKYAPIFESDFIQITKRGEVIDVHNRVRMVTVGIASTSPLLPLPDVMLLARPATGCDDHAGRGQTTKAKSRKAAKTLELTRLLPLKFVRISIHDREKQQLRLKFATGRSCYLHLCPPLDSREDLFAYWEKLIYLLRPPVDSQSSTYAIPAGDMICMPVFEEDRRSPTAMDFQGRGDQDQVSVRSLHVGSEVSGATSAAFAGGEGLPLDFYSPDPMPDGAMANTKPRELDEESAAGVMTQVAAADATEGNLNVTKSHASEERSMAIEVTVTKGPEGSKSNIAMAGAAKTSLRTRKTALAHGAKNLEYPSSTSTSLSPEASMTMFGAEATRKTAKGKAVQEDEGTLISALPQEDQESEQEERPRRVSQARRGRRERRERREKERALRGSHPRGSAEGRHKTVGDKAIRKTASRSSGGQRATRDDKKEKGHGSPGDSKRGTVHKGVSHAPITKESRTSHKSARSLSTGSSLSTNKRLSRISSFLRNVRANLTTKTVALSHNKDVDILAKAVERKRMEAIVETAESGQGLEIAGSVTSEATETVTVAAHQ, from the coding sequence ATGAGCCGGGAGTCTCTGCTACCGTATCACACGGCCCAGAGCGGCGCCGGAGCAGGCCTGTTCAACACCACCATGGGCAAACTGCAGCGGCAACTGCACAAGGGTGAGTACGACATATTTAAGTATGCCCCAATCTTCGAGAGCGACTTTATCCAAATCACCAAGAGGGGAGAAGTGATCGACGTGCACAACCGCGTCCGCATGGTGACCGTGGGCATCGCATCCaccagccccctcctccccctcccagaCGTTATGCTACTGGCCCGGCCGGCCACCGGCTGCGACGACCACGCAGGCCGTGGCCAGACCACCAAGGCCAAGAGCCGCAAGGCTGCAAAGACCTtagagctcaccaggctccttcccTTGAAGTTCGTGAGGATCTCCATTCACGACCGCGAGAAACAACAGCTGCGCCTGAAGTTCGCCACCGGCCGCTCCTGCTACCTGCATCTGTGCCCCCCGCTGGACTCGCGGGAAGACCTCTTCGCCTACTGGGAGAAGCTCATCTACCTCCTGCGGCCGCCAGTGGACAGTCAGAGCAGCACCTATGCCATTCCAGCCGGGGACATGATCTGCATGCCCGTGTTCGAGGAGGACAGGAGGAGCCCGACGGCCATGGATTTCCAAGGCCGGGGCGATCAGGACCAGGTAAGCGTCAGGAGCCTCCACGTGGGCTCCGAGGTGTCTGGGGCCACCTCTGCAGCTTTTGCCGGCGGGGAGGGCCTCCCACTGGACTTCTACAGTCCCGATCCTATGCCCGATGGGGCCATGGCAAACACCAAACCCAGGGAGCTTGATGAAGAGTCAGCAGCGGGGGTGATGACGCAGGTGGCCGCAGCAGATGCCACAGAGGGCAATCTGAACGTGACCAAGTCCCATGCCTCTGAAGAGCGGAGCATGGCCATTGAAGTCACCGTCACCAAGGGCCCAGAAGGAAGCAAAAGCAACATAGCCATGGCAGGTGCTGCCAAAACCTCCCTGAGGACCAGGAAAACGGCCTTGGCTCATGGTGCCAAAAACTTGGAGTACCCTTCCAGCACATCCACCAGCCTCTCCCCAGAAGCCAGCATGACTATGTTTGGAGCGGAGGCCACCAGGAAGACTGCCAAAGGAAAAGCCGTTCAGGAGGATGAGGGGACCCTCATCTCAGCCTTGCCGCAGGAAGACCAAGAGAGTGAACAGGAAGAGAGGCCCCGGAGAGTGTCCCAGGCCCgcaggggaagaagggagaggagggaacGCCGCGAGAAGGAGCGCGCTCTCAGGGGCTCGCATCCCCGCGGGTCAGCCGAAGGCCGCCACAAGACCGTGGGGGACAAGGCAATCCGGAAGACAGCCAGCCGGTCCTCAGGTGGCCAGAGAGCCACGAGGGATGACAAAAAGGAGAAAGGCCACGGCAGCCCGGGGGACAGCAAGCGGGGCACTGTGCACAAAGGCGTCAGCCACGCTCCCATCACCAAGGAGTCCAGGACCTCGCACAAATCGGCCAGGAGCTTGTCTACCGGGAGTTCACTTTCCACCAACAAGAGACTCAGCAGGATCAGCTCTTTCTTGAGGAATGTCCGAGCCAATCTCACTACGAAGACAGTGGCCTTGTCACACAATAAAGATGTGGACATCTTGGCGAAGGCggtggaaaggaaaagaatggaggccATTGTGGAGACGGCAGAGAGTGGCCAGGGGCTGGAAATCGCTGGGAGTGTGACATCTGAGGCCACGGAGACAGTGACCGTTGCAGCTCATCAATAG